One genomic segment of Alosa sapidissima isolate fAloSap1 chromosome 13, fAloSap1.pri, whole genome shotgun sequence includes these proteins:
- the tbx5a gene encoding T-box transcription factor TBX5-A produces MADNEETFGLQNSPSETDSKDLHTESKPEKQNGTSSKSPSSQTTYIQQGMEGIKVYLHERELWMKFHEVGTEMIITKAGRRMFPSFKVKVTGLNPKTKYILLMDVVPADDHRYKFADNKWSVTGKAEPAMPGRLYVHPDSPATGAHWMRQLVSFQKLKLTNNHLDPFGHIILNSMHKYQPRIHIVKADENNGFGSKNTAFCTHVFPETAFIAVTSYQNHKITQLKIENNPFAKGFRGSDDMELHRMSRMQSSKEYPVVPRSTVRQRVGTSQSPFSGEVQGMGTASGLGAAYPCENGVSSTSQDLLPQSGSYPLPHEHGQDYHCIKRKVEDDCHTGDHSYKKAYMESSSSEEDHYYRPVAYSQPLGLAGAAAGPYRTEAGQRQACMYASATQAAESVPSLEDISCNTWAGVSPYGSCSVAGMQPMDRLPYHQHFSAHFASGPLVSRLSGVAGHASPQLGDAHVPMYQGSMGPHQTLSAAAARQCSPGSAVSGLQSPGTGAPPGLQGNEYPLYPPHSLPRTLSPHQYHAVHSVSIMPEWNEGS; encoded by the exons ATGGCGGACAACGAGGAAACGTTTGGTCTCCAAAATTCGCCAAGTGAAACGGATTCGAAGGATTTACACACTGAAAGTAAACCGGAGAAACAAAATGGAACTTCAAGCAAATCGCCGTCATCGCAGACAACTTATATTCAACAG GGAATGGAAGGAATTAAGGTATATTTGCATGAAAGGGAGCTGTGGATGAAATTTCACGAAGTGGGCACAGAAATGATAATCACCAAAGCTGGCAG ACGAATGTTCCCCAGCTTCAAAGTGAAGGTGACTGGACTGAACCCCAAAACGAAATATATACTTCTGATGGATGTCGTGCCTGCAGATGACCACCGCTATAAATTCGCCGACAATAAATG GTCCGTCACAGGGAAAGCAGAGCCGGCGATGCCCGGGAGGCTCTACGTCCACCCGGACTCCCCTGCCACAGGAGCGCATTGGATGAGGCAGCTTGTCTCTTTTCAAAAGCTTAAGCTGACTAACAACCACCTCGATCCCTTCGGACAC ATTATTCTGAATTCTATGCACAAATATCAGCCGAGGATCCACATCGTGAAAGCGGATGAGAATAATGGATTCGGATCCAAAAACACTGCGTTCTGCACTCATGTGTTCCCAGAAACGGCCTTCATTGCGGTCACATCCTACCAAAATCATAAG ATAACTCAGCTAAAGATTGAGAACAACCCATTTGCGAAAGGCTTCCGGGGGAGTGATGACATGGAACTTCACCGGATGTCACGCATGCAAAG caGTAAAGAGTACCCGGTGGTGCCCAGGAGCACGGTGCGCCAGCGGGTGGGCACCAGCCAGAGCCCCTTCAGCGGCGAGGTGCAGGGCATGGGCACGGCCAGTGGCCTGGGCGCCGCGTACCCATGTGAGAACGGCGTCAGCAGCACCTCACAGGACCTGCTGCCCCAGTCAGGTTCCTACCCGCTGCCCCATGAGCACGGCCAGGACTACCACTGCATCAAGAGAAAAG TGGAGGATGACTGCCACACAGGCGACCACTCTTACAAGAAGGCATACATGGAGAGCTCCTCCAGCGAGGAGGACCATTACTACCGGCCGGTGGCCTACTCCCAGCCTTTGGGCCTGGCCGGTGCAGCTGCCGGACCCTACCGGACCGAGGCGGGCCAGCGGCAGGCTTGCATGTACGCCAGTGCCACGCAGGCGGCCGAGTCTGTGCCCAGCCTGGAGGACATCAGCTGCAACACGTGGGCGGGCGTGTCGCCGTACGGCAGCTGCTCGGTGGCGGGCATGCAGCCCATGGACCGGCTGCCGTACCACCAACACTTCTCGGCGCACTTCGCCTCGGGCCCGCTGGTGTCGCGGCTGAGCGGCGTGGCCGGGCACGCCTCGCCACAGCTTGGCGATGCCCACGTGCCCATGTACCAGGGCTCCATGGGCCCACACCAAACTCTGAGTGCTGCGGCCGCACGGCAGTGCAGCCCCGGCAGCGCCGTGTCCGGCCTCCAGTCGCCGGGCACAGGGGCACCCCCGGGCCTCCAGGGGAATGAGTACCCGCTGTACCCGCCACACAGCCTACCACGCACGCTCTCGCCACACCAGTACCACGCCGTGCACAGCGTCAGCATCATGCCCGAGTGGAACGAGGGAAGCTAA